AAGCCTGTGATTATCCCGTCCCGCTGGGCGGTGGCCTACCGCCTGACGTCATTGGGACGCCGCAGTGGCCTCCCGCGCTCACGCAACTGGACCGAGCAAATCCAAAGCGGTGTCGCCATCCGCCCCTTTCTCCCCTGGCTGTTGCCACCGCACTCCAAAATTTCCCGCGCCGTCCTGTTTGAGACTCGGCACCTACGTTTACGGTTGTGTTGCTGGCCATTGCGGCACTACTTGCCGAAAGACTTGGTGGTGAATTCTTCCACCGTCCCGTTGACCAGTCGGACCATTTTGGCGGACATGCCCGGCTGCTTTTCCGCCAAAGCCATTCCCTTGGCTGGACCCAACACACAGACGGCGGTCGCAAAGGCATCCGCCGTGGTGCCGTCGCGCGCGATAATGGTCACCAGGTTGTGGCCGGTGAGCCCGATGCCGGTCTTGGGATCAACGATGTGGGAATACCGGACGCCGCCGATTTCCACGTGCTGAAATACGTCACCCGAGCTGGCCAACGCCTGGTTCTGCAAATACACAAAGCGACTAGGTGGCGCGTTGGTAACATCGAGGGGGGCGATTTCGATACGCCAGCCGGCTTTTCCGGGCGGGGCATCGCTGACGGTGATGTCGCCACTGCCCGCCACCAGCGCGCGCGGCACGCCATTTGTCCGCAACACCTTGATGGCTTCATCCGCCGCGTACCCCTTGGCAATCCCGCCCACATCCAGTTTCATACCCGGCACCGTAAGGGTGGAGGTGTGCACGCGTTCATCCAGCACCAGTTTCTCGTAGCCGACCGGTTTTCGGAAGTCGTCAATGACGTCCTGCGGTGGCATCTGCTTGACGCGCCGGATTTTGCGCCAGAGCCCCACGACCGGGCCAACCGTTACATCAAAGGCTCCGTCGCTTTTCCGGGCAATCGTCTGAGCGGCGGCGAGCACCCGCCAGAGATCGTCGCTGAGTTTGATTGCCTGGCCGGTGCCGGCGGTTTTGGATAGGCGGGAGAGTTCGCTGCCGGAATCGTAATCCGTAAGAATATCATTCAACTGGCTGATGCGCGCATAGGCTGCGTTGGCCGCCAGGTCGGCATGGGCCTGGTTAGTGGCGTAGAGAACGATCCGAAATGGCACCCCCATCTGCGGGCGCTGGAATTCAAAGCGTTCCTCCACCAATTTTGGGTGAGTGACGCAACCGGCGAGTAGCGCCAGGGCGGCGGCTGCAAGGGCAACGATTCTCATGCGGCTAAATCAACGGTTTGATTTCCGGCAGTGCGGCGGTGCCAGTGGTGCCCAGTTTGTGAATGACGACGGAGGCAGCGGCGTTGGCAAGTTCCATGGATTCCCGCAACGAAGCCCCGGCAGCCAGGGCGGATGCCAGATTGGCGGTAACGGAATCACCCGCGCCCACAATATCAATCGGCCCGCGCAAGGGCAGGGCAGGGACGTGCTCTACGCGCCCATCCGGGGTTGCACCCATCATGCCGGCTTCGGCGGCGGTGACATAGACTGCTCGCCCCTGACGCTTGGCAAAGGAGCCAAGATTTGCCTTGATCTGTTCGGTTTGTATCTGGCCCGATGTCCGGCTCATTTTCCCGAGTTCCGTCGTGTTCATCTTGAAGATCAGCGGCGGGAAATGACGAAGACCGCGCCGGCTATCCGCCACAATGGGCAGGGCGGGATTCGTCCGGGTGATGCCAGCAAGCGTCTTGAGCAACGCCGTGGTGACCACGCCAGTGTTGGCGCGGTCTACCTGTTCCAATACGATGATGGCATCCACTCGCCGGGCCAGTGGGCGGATGGCATTGGCGATTTTCCGGCTCAAGGCAGCGGGTGTGGGCGTCCAGTTTTTGCTGTCCAGGCGATTCAATTCCTTGGGCGGAACGCCCGGTTGCAACAACAGCGGCTTGCAATAGGTAAAGGTCCTCCGCATCGGGGTGGCAAAGAAATAATCGAGGCAAACGGAACGCGGTTTGCCCAGCGCGCGCTGCAATTCGTAGCCTTCACCATCTTCCCCGCAAAAGCCCACTGGATAGATTTCCGCGATTCCCAGGGCGACCAGATTATTCACGATGGTCCCGGCCCCGCCGGGTTGGGGGCGCACCCGCACGACGTTATGGACGGGCAGCCCGGTCTCAATGGAAACCTCCGCTTTGCGTGGATCAATCTCCAGGTAGCGGTCCAGGCAGAAGTCGCCGATGACCGCGACCTTCAACCGCCGATAATTGCCCGTCAGTTCTTTGAAGCGTTGCTTGTCCATGGTGTTCACTGTTCGCCGGTTTCTTCCGTGTGCCGCAATTCGTGCAACAGATGGTGCAGGAACAGGACGTTGTCGCTTTGCACGTAATGCATGGCGCCACCCATGCGCGAGAAGCTCTTGCAAAAGCGCAGATAGTACGCCGGATGATCCTTGGGGGGCTCGCCCTGCGACCAATCCCATTGGCCGCCATCCTGCAAGTCCACCACGAAAATATCATGGCCACGGATGATGCCCTGGCCGGCCTGAAGCCGCAGATTGTTCACGCAGCTCAGGCTCTTTTCAAACACCTGCGGCGCCATGATCGCCGAGCCGACCGACATCACCACGCCGCCCTCCAAGGCGGCGACCGATCCGCCGAACAGTCGAAAATCCGTTCCTCCGCCCCGGCCAATGACCGCGCCGTTAAACATCGGATGGTTGGAAATGATGTCGTAACCAATCCCCGGATGCACAGTCATCGGGATTTGTTGCTGCCAGGCTTGCCCCAGAATGGAATTCCGCTTCCACGGATGCTTGACGATGATGCGGCCGGGGGGCAGGGGATGTTCGATCATGGCCTGCAACAATTCGGCGCGCGCGGGGGACAGAGGGTGCCGTGGTACCGCACGCAAGGCGGACTCCAGTTCGTCAGTGCCAGGCAGCGTGACGCCATCCTCTTCGATGAACTTGCCCAACGAGGCGCCGTAACCCAACCCTTCCAGCGCGCCCGCCAGTAGCGCCAGTTGAATGTTGCGGCCCGTCTCGAACCAGGTGCCAAACGTGCCGGTGGCGACGTTTTTCTCCACGCTCTCCGTGCTCCAGCCGCAGTAGGCAAACTCCCAGTCATGGATCGTGCCCGCGCCGTTGGTGGCCAGGTGCGTCACCCAGCCATCGTACATGAGGCTGATGGCCACCGAGGCCCCGCCGTTTTTGACCAGATGCGCTCCGTAAAGTAGCATGACCGCCGCTTTGCGCGCGCGCGCGGCTCGGATTTTTTTCGCGCATTGGAGGATTTGGTTGCGCAACGCCGGAGAACAAGGCGGCGGGGGCAGGTCGGGGTTGACGAGAATCTCGCCGATCTGGGACATGCTTTTGCGCTGGCCCAGCGGCAATACTTTTACCCGTTTCAAATCCAATGGTTTCATAAGCAGCCTAATAGAACGCGCTGCATCGTATATGCGAATGCTTATCGCGACAACTGGAATTTTTACATAATGGCCTTGAACTCCGTGCATGGGGCGTTCGTTGCGGATTCGAAAGAGCGGCGGTGGATTTCGGTCGGGAAAAATCCATTGCCAACTTTTAAAATTTGGGTATCTTCACCAGACCGCGTTTCCCAGCGGTTACCATTAAATTGACATGAAAAGCTATAATATTGCAGTCGTTGGCGGAGACGGCACCGGCCCGGAAGTCGTTCGCGAGGCAGTCAAAGTGCTGGATGTTGCCGCCAAGAAATTTAAACTCAAACTCAACTATA
The genomic region above belongs to Verrucomicrobiota bacterium and contains:
- a CDS encoding FAD:protein FMN transferase — translated: MRIVALAAAALALLAGCVTHPKLVEERFEFQRPQMGVPFRIVLYATNQAHADLAANAAYARISQLNDILTDYDSGSELSRLSKTAGTGQAIKLSDDLWRVLAAAQTIARKSDGAFDVTVGPVVGLWRKIRRVKQMPPQDVIDDFRKPVGYEKLVLDERVHTSTLTVPGMKLDVGGIAKGYAADEAIKVLRTNGVPRALVAGSGDITVSDAPPGKAGWRIEIAPLDVTNAPPSRFVYLQNQALASSGDVFQHVEIGGVRYSHIVDPKTGIGLTGHNLVTIIARDGTTADAFATAVCVLGPAKGMALAEKQPGMSAKMVRLVNGTVEEFTTKSFGK
- a CDS encoding PfkB family carbohydrate kinase, whose amino-acid sequence is MDKQRFKELTGNYRRLKVAVIGDFCLDRYLEIDPRKAEVSIETGLPVHNVVRVRPQPGGAGTIVNNLVALGIAEIYPVGFCGEDGEGYELQRALGKPRSVCLDYFFATPMRRTFTYCKPLLLQPGVPPKELNRLDSKNWTPTPAALSRKIANAIRPLARRVDAIIVLEQVDRANTGVVTTALLKTLAGITRTNPALPIVADSRRGLRHFPPLIFKMNTTELGKMSRTSGQIQTEQIKANLGSFAKRQGRAVYVTAAEAGMMGATPDGRVEHVPALPLRGPIDIVGAGDSVTANLASALAAGASLRESMELANAAASVVIHKLGTTGTAALPEIKPLI